A stretch of the Pseudomonas helvetica genome encodes the following:
- a CDS encoding alpha/beta hydrolase family protein, with amino-acid sequence MPPVYRLALPALCLSLILPCAFSAQAAAPASATAEKPAEAKPAERQPLPERSQEEAVALERTVPAQEQQSLQAGSDSFLALWKPANTSTPKGAVIIIPGAGETADWPQAISPLRQKLPDADWGSLSLTLPDLQSNAPQARVVNVAPAPAKPETGSKDASTAAPIEQVAGGEGDIADRAVAETGEEQAKADAERIYARIDAAIAFAEQQNARSIVLLGHGTGAYWAARYLSEKQPSQVAKFVMVAAQTPVTVKPGLAELTTTLKLATFDIYYKDKALVQSAALERLQASKRLKASTFNQLALKTLPGNSAAEQEQLFRRVRGWLNPQNTGS; translated from the coding sequence ATGCCCCCTGTCTACCGCTTGGCACTGCCAGCATTGTGCCTGTCGCTGATCCTGCCTTGTGCCTTTTCAGCTCAGGCTGCCGCCCCGGCATCCGCTACCGCGGAAAAACCCGCCGAAGCAAAACCGGCCGAACGCCAGCCTCTGCCAGAGCGTAGCCAGGAAGAAGCCGTCGCTCTCGAACGAACGGTCCCCGCGCAAGAGCAACAGTCGTTGCAGGCCGGCAGTGACAGCTTTCTCGCGCTGTGGAAACCGGCCAATACCAGCACCCCAAAAGGTGCGGTGATTATCATCCCCGGCGCTGGAGAAACCGCTGATTGGCCTCAAGCGATCAGTCCCTTGCGGCAAAAACTACCGGATGCTGACTGGGGCAGCCTGAGTCTTACTCTGCCAGACCTGCAAAGCAATGCCCCGCAAGCGCGCGTCGTCAATGTCGCACCCGCGCCTGCCAAACCCGAGACCGGCAGCAAAGACGCCAGCACTGCGGCCCCCATCGAGCAAGTGGCCGGCGGTGAAGGAGATATCGCCGATCGCGCGGTTGCCGAGACCGGCGAAGAGCAAGCCAAGGCTGACGCCGAGCGGATCTACGCACGGATCGACGCAGCCATTGCGTTCGCCGAACAACAAAATGCTCGCAGCATCGTCTTGCTCGGTCACGGTACAGGGGCTTATTGGGCCGCGCGCTACCTGAGCGAAAAACAACCGTCGCAAGTCGCGAAATTCGTGATGGTCGCCGCGCAGACACCCGTGACAGTGAAACCCGGACTGGCGGAGTTGACCACCACCTTGAAGCTGGCGACCTTTGACATCTACTACAAGGACAAGGCGCTGGTGCAGAGCGCTGCCCTGGAGCGTTTGCAGGCCAGCAAACGCCTGAAGGCCTCGACGTTCAATCAGCTGGCGCTCAAGACTTTGCCAGGTAACAGCGCTGCCGAGCAGGAACAATTGTTCCGCCGTGTGCGCGGCTGGTTGAATCCGCAGAACACCGGGAGTTGA
- a CDS encoding DnaJ domain-containing protein, which yields MLWPGTLIGAGAGFAIASIPGAILGALLGQALDRRLQVQSLGQLRERLGGRPMLRNDELLFVLLGRLAKSDGRVVDGHIHQARQEMRSLDMSESAQKRAIAAFNRGKSGHDHLRSYLRRLSAQPHAAEGVLRACWRMVWADGRAGSAEFELVLQWGKWLGWTPEQVHALASDYEPHKKTLVNSAAAYQEALRVLGVSATSEPSQIKRAYRRLLSRHHPDKIAGTGATPSQVREATDKTRELHNAYKLIRERRDFR from the coding sequence ATGTTGTGGCCAGGGACTCTGATCGGAGCCGGAGCGGGCTTTGCGATAGCCAGCATTCCGGGGGCCATACTCGGTGCATTGTTGGGGCAGGCGCTGGATCGGCGCTTGCAGGTGCAAAGCCTCGGGCAGTTGCGTGAGCGACTCGGCGGTCGGCCGATGTTGCGTAACGATGAATTACTGTTTGTATTGCTGGGACGCCTGGCCAAGAGCGATGGCCGGGTGGTGGATGGTCATATCCACCAGGCGCGTCAGGAAATGCGTTCGCTGGACATGAGCGAATCGGCGCAGAAACGTGCAATCGCGGCGTTCAATCGTGGCAAGTCGGGGCATGATCACTTGCGCAGCTACCTGCGCCGTTTAAGCGCGCAGCCGCATGCCGCCGAAGGTGTGTTGCGCGCCTGTTGGCGGATGGTCTGGGCCGACGGGCGTGCCGGAAGCGCGGAGTTTGAGCTGGTTTTGCAGTGGGGCAAGTGGCTGGGGTGGACGCCGGAGCAGGTGCATGCCCTGGCCAGTGATTACGAGCCGCACAAAAAAACACTGGTAAACAGTGCCGCGGCTTATCAGGAGGCGCTGCGGGTGCTCGGGGTGTCAGCCACCAGTGAGCCGTCGCAAATCAAGCGTGCGTATCGACGTTTGCTCAGTCGCCATCACCCGGACAAGATTGCCGGCACAGGGGCGACTCCTTCCCAGGTGCGCGAAGCGACTGACAAAACCCGAGAGTTGCACAACGCCTATAAGTTGATACGCGAGCGGCGGGATTTTCGTTAA
- the murU gene encoding N-acetylmuramate alpha-1-phosphate uridylyltransferase MurU, producing MKAMILAAGKGERMRPLTLTTPKPLVRVGGVPLIEYHLRALAAAGFSEVVINHAWLGQQIEDYLGDGSRYGLSIQYSSEGEPLETGGGIFRALPLLGDEAFVVVNGDIWTDYDFTALRQPMAGLAHLVLVDNPDHHPSGDFSLVDGQVRDGQPGTQTLTYSGIAVLHPKLFAACVDGAFKLAPLLRDAMAQGQVSGEQLRGHWIDVGTHERLAQVEHLIEASY from the coding sequence ATGAAGGCAATGATTCTGGCGGCCGGTAAAGGCGAACGCATGCGCCCACTGACCCTGACCACACCCAAGCCGCTGGTGCGCGTTGGCGGGGTGCCGCTGATCGAGTACCACCTGCGAGCGCTGGCGGCGGCAGGTTTCAGCGAGGTGGTGATCAATCACGCCTGGCTGGGACAGCAGATCGAAGATTACCTGGGCGATGGATCGCGCTATGGCCTGAGCATCCAGTACTCGTCGGAAGGTGAACCGCTGGAGACGGGCGGCGGGATCTTCCGTGCCTTGCCGCTCCTCGGTGATGAGGCCTTTGTGGTGGTCAACGGTGATATCTGGACCGATTACGACTTCACGGCATTGCGTCAGCCGATGGCGGGCCTGGCCCATCTGGTACTGGTCGACAACCCGGACCATCACCCGAGCGGCGATTTCAGTCTGGTCGATGGTCAAGTGCGGGACGGTCAGCCAGGTACGCAAACGCTCACCTACAGTGGCATCGCGGTGCTGCATCCGAAGCTCTTCGCGGCGTGCGTGGACGGCGCCTTCAAACTGGCTCCGTTGTTGCGCGACGCCATGGCGCAAGGGCAGGTGAGTGGCGAGCAACTGCGTGGGCACTGGATCGATGTCGGCACGCATGAGCGTCTGGCGCAGGTCGAACACTTGATAGAAGCGAGCTACTGA
- a CDS encoding phosphotransferase, translated as MPDQDVRLQHLKVWLDEQLATLFAEQGWGAVPPATLTAASSDASFRRYFRWEGDGRSFVVMDAPPPQENCKPFVDIAFLLAKSGINVPKIYAQDLERGFLLLNDLGNKTYLDVIDNENADDLFKDALQALLAFQQLPMDAPLPSYDVALLRRELELFPEWYVKRELGIEFDSAQQMLWQQVSDKLIDSALAQPKVLVHRDYMPRNLMLSEPNPGVLDFQDAVYGPVTYDVTCLFKDAFLSWPEERVRAWLANYWQQAGALGIPVQPDFEDFLRASDLMGVQRHLKVIGIFARICHRDGKPRYLGDVPRFFAYIEAVIARRPELVELDVLLASLRQSVGVTA; from the coding sequence ATGCCTGACCAAGATGTACGCTTGCAACACCTGAAAGTTTGGCTCGATGAGCAATTGGCAACGCTGTTTGCCGAGCAAGGATGGGGCGCCGTCCCCCCGGCCACATTGACCGCGGCCAGCAGCGACGCGAGTTTCCGCCGTTACTTCCGTTGGGAAGGTGATGGTAGAAGCTTCGTCGTGATGGATGCTCCACCGCCCCAGGAAAACTGCAAACCGTTCGTGGATATCGCCTTTTTACTGGCGAAATCCGGAATTAACGTGCCAAAAATCTACGCACAAGATCTTGAACGCGGTTTTCTTTTGCTCAATGACTTGGGCAATAAGACCTATCTGGACGTGATCGACAACGAAAATGCCGACGATTTGTTCAAGGATGCCTTGCAAGCGTTGCTGGCTTTTCAGCAGTTGCCGATGGATGCGCCACTGCCCAGCTATGACGTGGCACTGTTGCGCCGCGAACTGGAACTGTTCCCCGAGTGGTATGTGAAGCGCGAGCTGGGCATCGAGTTCGATTCGGCGCAGCAAATGCTCTGGCAACAAGTCAGCGACAAGCTGATCGACAGTGCCCTGGCCCAACCGAAAGTGCTGGTGCATCGCGACTACATGCCACGCAATCTGATGCTCAGCGAGCCTAACCCCGGCGTGCTGGATTTCCAGGACGCGGTGTACGGGCCGGTGACTTATGACGTGACGTGCCTGTTCAAGGACGCCTTCCTCAGCTGGCCCGAGGAGCGTGTGCGTGCTTGGCTGGCGAACTACTGGCAGCAAGCGGGGGCTCTCGGTATTCCGGTTCAGCCTGATTTCGAAGACTTCCTGCGCGCCAGCGACCTGATGGGTGTGCAGCGTCACCTGAAAGTGATCGGCATTTTTGCCCGCATCTGCCACCGCGACGGCAAGCCGCGTTACCTCGGCGATGTGCCGCGCTTCTTTGCTTATATAGAAGCAGTGATTGCTCGTCGTCCTGAGCTGGTGGAACTGGATGTGTTGCTGGCCAGTCTGCGCCAGTCGGTCGGAGTGACTGCATGA